The nucleotide window GCTCGCTCGATTGCGGAAAGGCCCCACGTACCACGAAATCGAACTTGCCTTGCAGCGGGTCGAGGGTTTCGTCGCAGTACCTTACGTCCAGGGTGACTTTGGGGTGGCAGCGGGAGAACTCGGCGAGCACCTGTGGCAGCACATGCTCACCCAGCAGTTGCGGCACGGCAAAGCGTATCCAGCCCTCGGCGCTACCACTGAGCGCGGCCAACTCTTCGGCCGCATCACGTTGCACATCCAGCAAGCGTTCGGCATGGGGCAGCAGGCGCTCACCGGCTTCGGTGAGGGTGACGGCGTTGGCGTTGCGGTTTAGCAGCTTGCTTCCTGCGTTGTCTTCAAGGGTTTGCACCGCACGGGTTACCGCGCTGGGTGAGCGCCCCAGCGCGCGAGCGGCGGCCACGAAGCTGCGCTTGTGTGCCACGCTGACGAACGCCTGGATTTCCCGCAACATGTCCAATGCCATTGCCTGCTCCTTGTTGCAGTTTTTGCAATATGGCATTTCAACACAAGCGCAGCACTTTGATTAGCCTTGCTGGGGTCTTCTCTGCCTGGAACCGCGTCATGATGGATGTTGCTGTGCTTTCTGTGTTCGCCTTTGCCGCCGGGCTGATCGACGCCGCAGTGGGGGGCGGCGGGCTGATCCAGATCCCGGCCTTGTTCAACGTGCTGCCCACCGCGCAACCAGCGGCGTTGCTCGGCACCAACAAGCTGGCGTCAGTGTGTGGTACGGCCTTCGCGGCGCGCTCGTTCATTCGCAAGGTGACGCTGGACTGGGGGCTGATCGTGCCGGCAGCGCTCAGCGCCTTTGTCATGTCGTTCGCAGGCGCGGCCACGGTATCACTGGTGCCGCCCAGTGTGATGCGCCCGGCAGTGCTGGTGATGATCGTGCTGATGGCCATCTACACCTTCTGCAAGAAAGACTTCGGCACGCTGCACAAACCCGCGAAGATCGGCCGCAAGGAGCAGTGCCTGGCGGTGCTGATCGGTGGCGCGATCGGTTTTTACGATGGCCTGTTCGGCCCGGGCACCGGCAGCTTCCTGATCTTCCTTTTCATCCGCTTCTTCGCCTTGGACTTCCTGCACGCCTCGGCCTCGGCCAAGGTGGTGAACATTGCCACCAACCTGGCGGCGCTGGTGTTCTTCGTGCCCTCGGGCAACGTGCTGTATGCCATCGCCCTGCCCATGGCGGCGTGCAACGTGCTTGGGGCCCTTACCGGCACCTGGCTGGCAGTACGCAAGGGCGCAGGCTTTGTGCGCGGGCTGTTCCTGATACTGCTGTGCGTGCTGATCGCCAAGCTGTCGTGGGACTTGCTGGCCGGTTGAGTCACACCACCTGGCGCTGCGCTTCGGCCTGCTCCACACGGTTGCGGCCATGGGCCTTGGCCCGGTACAGCGCCTGATCGGCGCTTGCCAGCAACGCGTCCAGGCTGGGGGCCGGGATATTGGCGTCGCAGCCGGCCAGGCCGATACTCACGGTAATCTGCAGGCGCTGGTCGGCCTGCACCACGTGCAGGTCCTGTACCGCGCGGCGCAGGCGTTCGGCGGTGAACTTGGCGCGTTCTGGCGCAAGGCCCGGGAGGATGACGACAAACTCCTCGCCGCCCAGACGCGCGAGCAGTTCATCGTTGTGCAACTGGTCTTGCAGGGTGCTGGCGAACTGGCGCAGCACCTGGTCACCGACCCCGTGGCCATGGGCATCGTTGATCGACTTGAAGTGGTCGATGTCCAGCATCATCAGGGTCAGTGGCAGTGCCTGGGCATGCTGCTGGCGGCTGTCCAGCAGCGCGTTGGCGCGGCGGGTGAAGGCACTGCGGGTGAGCACGCCGGTCAGGTGGTCGATGGTGGCCTGGTGCGCCAGGCGGGCCATCAGGCTGCGGTTGGCCTGGCTGACGCAGGCCACCACCAGCGGGCCGAGCACCAGCATGGCAATGCCCAGGCGGGCCGACATCAGCGTGGTCACCCCGGGCTCGCTTTGCGGCACGCTGAAGTGCATGAGGTTTTGCGCCACCGCCACAATCAAGGTGCTGCCGGCGGTGAGTGTCAGCAGCGAAACCATGAATGGCGAGTAGGTCCAGGCACACCACAGCAAGGCGGCAATCGGGAAGGCGATGGCACCGGGGCCGCCAAAGGCAATGCTGAGCGCCAGCGAGACCAGCAGCACCAGCAGCGGCGCCAGGCGGATGGCCTGGGCACCTCCGCGCACCAGGGCCCGTACCGAGGGCGCGGTGAGCAGCACCGGCAGCACCAGCACGCTAGTCGAGAACTGTTCGCTGAACCAGGCCAGCCAGGTGGCGCGCAAGGATTGCTCGAACCAGGGTGCAGCCATGACCGCTGCCATGCTGGCCGCCACCATGGCGGCGGCGGCACAGGCGGCGAACACGCTGAGTACGCCGTGCGGGGTGCGCATGCGCCGGTGCAGCCGTGGCAAGCGCGACAGCAGCTGCCAGAGGGTTACTACCACAGCAAGATTGCACAGGTTGAACCACAGGGCCGGCCCCCAGGCACTGCCACACAACAGGTCGGCGCCGACCATGGCCAGCCACACCAGGCTGAAGCCGGTCAGGGTGGCTTGGCGGGGGTAGCGCAACAGTACGCCGGCCACCACAGCGTTCACTGGCCAGAACAGCGACAGCGATTCGATCGGGCGTGCCAGGATGCCGCCCAGGGTGAGGGCAAAGGTCAGGCAAAGCAGAACGACATAAGACAACAAGCGCGATTGGGCTGGAAAAACCATGAACTCGACCGGCAAGCGGAAACGAAATCCAGGACAACGCCTTGAAGCACCTGGGGCAATAACCCGCAGTGTGTTTCGTCAGCCCAGTTGATGTCAATCTGCCGCGATCGGCCGAGATAATGTCAAATTGCCTCTAATCCTTGTTGCTTTCCTTTACAACCCGAAGAACCACGGCACCATCACGACGGTGACCACCATCACCAGCACGGTGAACGGCACGCCGATTTTGACGAAGTCGGCGAAGCGGTATTGCCCCGGCCCCAGTACCAGTGTGTTGACCGGCGATGACACCGGCGTCATGAATGCCGCCGATGCGGCCAGGGCCACGGTCATGGCAAACGGGTAGGGTGACATGCCCAGTTGCGCGGCGGTACTGACAGCTACCGGCGCCATCAATACCGCAGTGGCCGTGTTGGAAATGAACAGGCCAATCACCGCCGTGACGGCGAACAGGCAGGCGAGAATGGCACTGGGGCCGGCGCCACCCAGCACGCTGACCAGCCCGCCCACCGCCAGGTCGATACCACCGGTTTTTTGCAGTGCCTGGGCGAACGGCAGCATGCCGACGATCAGCACCAGGCTTTGCCAATGAATGGCCCGATAGGCGCTGTTCATGTCGATGCAGCGGCCGGCGCCCATCAGCAGGCAACCGATCAAGGCCGCGATGACATTGGGCACGGCACCGCTCACCATCAGCCCGACCATCACCGCCAGGCTAAGTAACGCCTGTGGCGCGCGGGTGCGGGCTGGCGCGACCTGGTCGATCTCGGCTGGCAGGCTCAGTACCAGAAAGTCCTTGGGCTGGCTTTGCAACTGGCGCACGGCCTTCCACGGGCCGACCACCAGCAAGGTATCGCCAAGGCGCAGCTTTTCTTCCACCAGTTGCTCTTCGATAGCGGCCTGTTCGCGGCGCAGGCCGACCACGTTGAGGCCGAAGCGGGTGCGAAAGGCCAGTTCGAGAATGCTCTTGCCGATCAACTGCGAGCCCGGCGGCAGCGAGACCTCGGCCATGCCCAGCTCCTGGGACTGATCGATGAAGTAGGCTGCCTTGAAGTGCAGGGGCTCCAGTTGCATGGTCTGGCACAGGCTGCGCAGATCGTCGCGGTTGGCGAACAGGTCAAGCAGCAGCACATCGCCCTGGTGCAGTACGGTGTTGGAGTCGGCGCCGATCACCCGTGTGGTGAACTTGTGCTGGCGCTCGATGCCGATCACGTTGGCGCCGTGACGGGTGCGCAACTCCAGCTCGCCGAGGGTATGGCCGATCAGCGGTGAATCAGGGCGTATGCGCAGGCGCCGTTCACGGCCGTTGAGCTTGTAGTCCAGCACCAGGTCCAGCAGTGTGCGGCGGGTTTCCACGCGGCCGTCCTTGCGTACTTCGCCGTTCAGCCAGTGGCGGGTCAACAGCATGTAGCCGATGCCCAGCACCAGCACCACCAGGCCGAACGGGGTAAAACTGAAGAAGCTGAAGCCCGCTTCGCCATTGCGCACCAGCTCGCTGTGCACCACCACGTTGGGCGGCGTGGCCACCAGGCTGAGCATGCCGCTGATCAGCCCGGCAAACGCCAGAGGCATCATCAGGCGGCTGGGCGACAGCTGCAGGCGCGCGGCAATGCTTAGTACCACCGGGATGAAAATGGCCACCACGCCGGTGGAACTCATCATCGACCCCAGCCCGGCCACGGCCACCATCAGCAGCACCAGCAGGCGTGTCTCGCTATTGCCGGCCCGCTCGCTCATCCATTCGCCAATACGGTAGGCAATACCGGTGCGCACCAGGCCTTCGCCGATCACGAACAGCGCGGCGATCAGTACCACGTTGGGGTCGCTGAAGCCGGCCAGGGCCTGCTCCACGGTGAGGATGCCGAGCAGCGGCAGGGCCAGAATCACCATCAGCGCGACCACGTCCATGCGTGGGCGATTGATGATGAACAGGACAACGACGATGGCCAGCAGGCCGAGGACCCAGAGCAGATCTTGGTTCATGGGGAGGGGGTGTTCCTTCACACGGGGCACGATAGACAGTAGCAGTCAGTGTGCCAGCTTGTGATGAAGGGGGTGTTGATGTGCTGCAACAAAAAGGGCCGCTATGCGGCCCATCGCCGGCAAGCCAGGCTCCCACAGGATTGCATATGCCTTGCGGCCAATGCTGTCGAGGTAAGAGCTGGTTTACCGGGTATGGGCTGCGCAGCAGCCCTTGAGTCAGCTAATCAGTGACGGTGACGGCGGTGCTTCTTGCTGCCGCGGTTGTCGTCACCCAGGTGGTTGCCGAGGGCACCGCCAGCGGCGCCGCCCAGGCCGGCACCCACGGTCGAACCGGTCTTGCCGCCCACCGCGCCGCCCAGCAGCGAGCCGCCAGCCGAACCCAGGCCACCGCCGATAGCGGCTTCGGTACGGTTGCCCTTGCGTGCACCTACCGCACTGCCGGCTGCGCCGCCCACGCCGGCACCGATGGCCGCGCCGGTCTTGCCGCCGAGTTGTTGACCGACAACGTTACCCAGGACACCACCCAGGCCGCCGCCGATGGCGGCAGTACCGTCACCGGCGAAAGCGCCTTGGCACAGCAGCAGGCCGAGGGCAAGGGAAGGCAGAGTCAGACGCATGATACGAACCTCAAAGGAATCATCAGGTTAAGTTGCCGCGCAACGGGCGGCAGGTCAGGGGGGCAAAGACGCTTCAGCGATAGTCGCGGTCACCGCGGTACTGACGATTGTCATCGTCATCGCGGTCATGCCGATGGTGGTGGCGATGGCCACGGTCGCGGTCACGCCAGCCATCGTCGTCGTCATGGTAGCGATGGCTGTGGCAGCCTGCGGTCAGCAGAAATGCAGCAATCAGCGTAAGGCTTGCAAAGCGGGTCATCACGATATAGGTCCTTGATCCGCAACGGTTTACGGGACACTTCCTGAGACTGGGAATGATCCATTTGGTTTCCCGGGCGGGCAAAAAATTGTCGCTGCGGTGATGAGCGGCGTGCTTGCAGGCTGTTGTTCTGTCCCATTCGGTCATGGTCGCGCGGGCAATGTCCCTCTAAACTGTGGGGCAAGCCGCAGTCAAGACGGCAATCTGCCACTCGGTGAATCACGATGATCGCCCATACCCCCACGTTGTTCGCCGCCGTTGCACTGGTTGCAACCATTCTGGCCTTCTGCCTGTTGCTGGTCGGGCGCAGCAACCGCCGTGACAACCTGCTGCTCACCGGTTGCGGGCTGCTGGTGCATGCGCTGGCTTATGTCTGCTACACCGTCTATGCCCAGGCCCCGCTGTGGGTCAGCTACGGCCTGGGCAACAGCTTGCTGTCGCTGGCCCTGGCGTTCTACACCGCCAGCCTGTTCCGGGTGCGTGAGCAGGTGGTGCCTTGGCGTGTCATTTTCCTCATCCCCGCCTGCATGCTGGTGGGGCTGATGATGCTGCTCGATACGCTGGAGCCGCGCATGCTGCTGGCGACGCTGGTATTGATGCTGCAGTGCTCGATGATTCTTTACTGGGCGTGGCGCCATGCCGAGCGGCCGGGCAGGGCCCACCTGCTGCTGCAGATCGGTGCGTTGATCAGCCTGATCGGCCTGGGCATGCGTGTGGTCGCGGTGGCCAATGGCACGGCGGTGGAAATGCGTTACGACACCAGCAACCTCAAGCAAAGCATTTCCGTGGCAATCGGCACGGCGACGGTGATGATGTATTCGATCGGGCTGGTGCTGATGGCCAAGGAGCGCAGCGAGTCCCGTTTGCAGCACCTGGCCCTGCACGATGTGCTGACCGGCACATTCAACCGCAGGGCGATACTGGAACGGTTTGCCGTGGAACTGGACCATGCTCGCCAGCAACACGCCAGCCTGGCTGTGGCAATGATCGACATCGACCATTTCAAGCGCATCAACGACCTGTATGGGCATCTGGCCGGCGACGAGGTGTTGTGCCATTGCGTGCGCCAGTTGCAGCAGCGGCTGCGCCAGGGTGACAGCCTGGGCCGTTATGGTGGCGAAGAATTCCTGCTTTTGCTGCCGGGCAGTGACCGCAGTGGCGCGATGGCTGCGCTGCAAGGGCTGCGCGAGGCCATTGCGCGCAGCCCGGCGCGCTTTGCCGGTGACCAGATCGAACTGCGCTTCAGCGTCGGCTTGTGGTGTGGTGTGCCGGGCCCCAAAGACAGCACTGCCAACCTGCTGGCCCAGGCCGATGCGGCGCTATACCAGGCCAAGGCCGCCGGGCGCAACACGGTGCACATGGCGGCGTTGATCCAGGCGGGATGAATCAGGATGCCGGCTGAATCGCCAGCACTACCCCGTTGGTGATCTGCACCAGCACGTAGTGGTCACCCATGCGTACCCAATGGCTTTCCTTCTCGGGTGCTGGCAAGCCTTTGGCTTTCCAGTCCTTGATGGCCTCCTCGTCGCGTTTGTACTGGTCCGGGGCCTTGTCGCCCACTTCAAGCGTGCGATTGTGGGTTTCCGGGGCGGTGATGCTTTCTTCGCTGGAGGGCGCGGCGCTGACTGCCAGAGGCAAGCAGGGCAGGGCGGCGAGTAGCAGATAGTGAAGCTTCATGTGGTGCTCCTGATGGCGGCATACCTTATCTGCGACAGCGGCATGCGCGTGACAATTCACTCGCGATGCCCGCCAGTGCTAGAGTCGCATCTTTTTCAATACCCTGAGGATGGAACATGCGTGCGATTCTGCCGATGGCCGCAGCGCTGATGCTGGTCGGTTGTGCTTCTGCGACCATGGAGACGGCCCGCGGCGGCAAGCCGACTGCGCAGCTCGATTCGCACAAGGCGCCGGAACTGGTGGCCCAGTGCATCCAGTTCAGCTGGCAGGAAGAAAAGGTGTTCGGCGACGACGCCAGTGGTTACCTGGAACCCCGCAAGCAGGGCGGGTTCACGGTGTATACCCGTGAGGCCGAGGCGTTTGTGGATGTTTACCCCCAGGCGGGCGGGGCGCGGGTCGACTACTACGCGCAGAAGAATGACGGCGTGGCGCTGCAGCGCCGGGCAGCGGCGGCTACCTGCCTGTAAGGGCCAGTGCAGCCCGGTTGTTTGCTCGTTGGGTGTTTTTCGACCTTTACAATTTTTAGCAAGGCAGTGGTGTCGTAGATGAGCAGGTGACGGCTAGCATGAGCCGTCACCACTCAAGGAAGACACCATGGACCGCTCACTGCAACTCAACCGCACCAGCTGGGACGAACGCGCCCCGCTGCACGCTGCCTCCAAGGAATACGAAGTCGATATTCTGGTCCAGCGCCCCGGGCACCTTTCCGAAACCGTCCGCTTCGACCTGCCTTTGCTTGGCGACATCACCGGGCTGAACACCGTCCACCTGCAGTGCCACATCGGCACCGACACCTTGTCGCTGGCACGCCTTGGCGCCAAGGTCTGCGGCCTGGACTATTCGGCGGCTTCGCTGGTGGAGGCGCGGGCACTGGCCGAGCGTTGCGCGATGCCCATCGCGTATGTCGAGTCCGACGTCTATGCCGCCGACAAGGTACTGCCGGCAGGCACGTTCGACCTGGTCTACACCGGTATTGGCGCGCTCTGCTGGTTGCCCCGCATCGAGCCGTGGGCGCGTGCGGTCGCTGCGCTGCTGAAGCCTGGCGGGCGGTTGTTCCTGCGCGATGGGCACCCGATGCTGATGGCCATCAACGAAGACCACCAGGACCGCCTGCAGCTCGAATACCCGTACTTCGAGCACGAAGCGCCGACGGTGTGGCACAACGACCAGACCTACGTCGAGACCGAACAGCGCCTTGCCCACACCGAAACCCACGAATGGAACCACGGCCTGGGTGAAGTCGTGACTGCCCTGCTGGCGCACGGGCTGCAATTGACGGCACTGGTCGAGCACCAGAGCATCCCCTGGGAGGCGCTGCCGGGGCAGATGCTCAAGGGCAGCGATGGTGAGTACCGCTTGCGCGAGCAGCCTGCACGCTTGCCCCTGAGTTACACCCTGGTGGCGGTCAAAGCCTGATCAGGACAGGTAGCCGCCGTCGACGTTGAGTGCCGTGCCGGTGGTGTAGCTGGAGGCATCGCTGGCCAGGTACAACACCGCGCCGGCCATTTCCTTGGGGTCGGCCACGCGTTTGAGCGGGATCTGCTGCAGTGCGGCGTTCAGGATGGCGTCGTTCTTCACCAGTGCAGAGGCGAACTTGGTGTCGGTCAGGCCCGGCAGCAGGGCGTTGCAGCGAATGCCGAACTGGGCGCACTCTTTGGCGAAGACTTTGGTCATGTTGATGACTGCCGCCTTGGTCACCGAATAGATACCCTGGAAATGGCCGGGGGACACGCCGTTGATGGACGCCACGTTGATGATGCTGCCGCCGCCATGCTCGCGCATCAGCTTGCCGGCTTCCACCGACATGAAGAAGTAACCGCGAATATTCACGTCCACCGTCTTCTGGAACGCATTCAGGTCGGTGTCCAGCACGTTGCAGAACTGCGGGTTGGTGGCGGCGTTGTTGACCAGGATGTCCAGGCGCCCGAACTGTTCGCGGATGCCGGCGAACACCTGCCGGATCTGTTCCATCTCACCGATGTGGCAGGCCACCGCCGTCGCCTTGCCACCCGCCGCGATGATTGCCTCGGCCACCTGTTGGCAACCGTCTAGCTTGCGACTGGAAACGATTACATGGGCACCTTGCTGAGCCAGCAGGTGGGCGATGGCTTCGCCGATGCCGCGGCTGGCGCCGGAAACGAAGGCAATCTTGCCGTCGAGGTCGAACAGGTGGGTCTTGGACATGCTGTTTTCCTTGTTATCCGTCGTCGTGGCGTTGTTCAGAGGCTGGACTTCGCGATGACCTGCAAGCTCATCTGCTCCAGCAAGCGGTTCATGTGAATGAACTGGGCGAAACGCTTGTCCTGGGTCTGGCCGTGGAAGTAGCGGTAGTAGATCTGCTGGACGATGCCGGCCAGGCGGAACAGGCCATAGCAATAGTAGTAATCGAAGTTGTCCAGCGGGATGCCCGCGCGCTCGGCGTAGTAATCCACGAACTGGCGGCGGGTGAGCATGCCTGGGGCGTTGCTCGGCTGACGGCGCATCAGTTGCACCGGCGCCGGGTCGTCGGCCTCGATCCAGTAGGCCAGGCTGTTGCCCAGGTCCATCAGCGGGTCGCCCAGGGTGGCCATTTCCCAGTCCAGCACACCGATGATGCGCATGGGGTTGTCGGCGTCGAGGATCACGTTGTCGAAGCGGTAATCGTTGTGCACGATGGCGGGTTTCGGATGGTCGGCGGGCATTTTATCGTGCAGCCAGGCGGTCACCTTTTCCCAGCGCGGGGCATCCGGGGTCAGGGCTTTTTCGTAGCGGCTGGTCCAGCCCTCGATCTGGCGCTGCACGTAGCCTTCCGGCTTGCCCAGGTCGGCCAGGCCGCAGGCGTTGTAGTCCACCTGGTGCAACTCTACCAGGCGGTCGATAAAGCTTTTGCACAGGGCCTCGGTGCGGCTGGCGTCCAGTTTCAGCTCGGGGGGGATGTCCGAGCGCAGGATGATGCCCTTGACCCGTTCCATGACATAGAACTCGCCGCCGATCAGGCTGCTGTCGGTGCAGTGCACATACGCCTTGGGGCAGAAGGGGAAACCACTGTTCAACTGATTGAGGATGCGGAACTCGCGGCCCATGTCGTGGGCCGACTTGGCCTTTTGCCCGAAGGGCGGGCGGCGCAGCACAAAGTCCCGGCCCGGGTAGCTGACCAGGTAGGTGAGGTTGGAGGCCCCCCCGGGAAACTGGCTTATGCTCGGCAGGCCGTCCAGGCCGGGGATGTTGGCCTTGAGGTAAGGGTCGATGACGGCCGCGTCGAGTTCTTCGCCGGGGCGTACCTGGGTGGACTGGTCGGTGAGCGTCATGCGTTTTCCTTATTCTCGATCGCAAGGACTATTGGCTAATCTAATGGCCTGGCGGCGCTGGAACAAGCGTGCCAAGTGCCATATAGGCGAGGGTGTTGCAGGTCGATCACTGCACCGAATGCAGGGCAAAAAAAAACCGAAGCCGCCACGGCTTCGGTTTTTCGATCATCCGGTTTACCCAGCCCTCAGGACGGGAACAGCTCGCTGAGTTTCATCGACAGCATCATGTCGCCTTCAACGCGCAGCTTGCCGCCCATGAAGGCCTGCATGCCGTCGGTTTCACCACTGACGATGCCCTTCAGGGTTTCGCTGTCCATCACCAGGGTGCAGTTGGCGTCCGGGTTTTCGCCTTCCTGCAGGTCGCAGGTGCCGTCTTTGACGATCAGCGCGTATTGCTTGCCTTCGTCGGTGATGTTGAAGCCGAACACCAGGTCCAGGCCGGCGGCAGCGGATGGGTTGAACTTCTCTTGCATCTTTTTGACGGCATCAGCTACGGAGGTCATGGCGCATTCCTTATAGAGTTATTTACACGTCCCCGCAGGGACACAACAAACCGGGCTCATCGATAGGTGACAAGCTCCGGTACCCTCAACAGCTGCACATGGGCCTGGCTGTTGAAGGAGGCCAGTGCCACGTCGCGGCCGCGGAACTTCAGCTGGCTGAGCGACGTGTTGATGATCTGCCAGTTCAGCGCGAACGCCTGGCTGGGGGTAATACGGGTAACCAGGTGGAGCAGGGCGGCGATGGTGCCGCCCGATGTGAAGATGGCGACATTGTCGCCGCTGCCGGCGGCATCCAGCACGCGCTGCAGGCCACCTTGTACACGGTGGGTGAACGCCTGCCAGCTTTCCAGGCCATCGTCGGCGTGTTCGCCCGCGTGCCAGCGCTGCACCATCAAGGCGAACAGGCGCTGGAACTCGCTGCGGTGCTGCGCAGCGTTGCGCAGGATGTGCAGGGCATCGGGTTCTTCTGGCAGCAGCCCGGGCAACAGGGCGCGGATGACGCCATCGGCATCGAACTCATTGAACGCGGCGTCGGTCTCAACAGCCGGCACCGGGCAGCCGCTGGCATGCAAGGCCTCCAGGGCCAGGCGTGCGGTATCCTGCTGGCGGCGCAGGTTGCCTGCCACGCAGCGGTCCAGCCGAATACCCAGTTGGGCCAGGTGCTCACCCAAGGCCTGGCTTTGGCGCACGCCCACGGGCGAGAGGACGTCGTAGTCATCGGCACCGAAGGAGGCTTGGCCATGTCGGATCAGGTAGAGGTTGCCCACGAAAGGTTCCGGCCTGTTTGGAGGTTGCTGC belongs to Pseudomonas putida NBRC 14164 and includes:
- a CDS encoding SDR family oxidoreductase; amino-acid sequence: MSKTHLFDLDGKIAFVSGASRGIGEAIAHLLAQQGAHVIVSSRKLDGCQQVAEAIIAAGGKATAVACHIGEMEQIRQVFAGIREQFGRLDILVNNAATNPQFCNVLDTDLNAFQKTVDVNIRGYFFMSVEAGKLMREHGGGSIINVASINGVSPGHFQGIYSVTKAAVINMTKVFAKECAQFGIRCNALLPGLTDTKFASALVKNDAILNAALQQIPLKRVADPKEMAGAVLYLASDASSYTTGTALNVDGGYLS
- a CDS encoding LysR family transcriptional regulator; protein product: MALDMLREIQAFVSVAHKRSFVAAARALGRSPSAVTRAVQTLEDNAGSKLLNRNANAVTLTEAGERLLPHAERLLDVQRDAAEELAALSGSAEGWIRFAVPQLLGEHVLPQVLAEFSRCHPKVTLDVRYCDETLDPLQGKFDFVVRGAFPQSSELIGYPLWAYQRHLYASPAYLAVAGTPQHPEELEGHALILHTAPRILKAWHFCRDDQITSLRPRPRLRLDSGDAVYHSTLAGAGIARLAAWVGEAQVKAGRLVRVCPQYRLTSSSGQDPQMHAVYPAGELPARVRDLLAALRRAGLACQNSPPK
- a CDS encoding SLC13 family permease, encoding MNQDLLWVLGLLAIVVVLFIINRPRMDVVALMVILALPLLGILTVEQALAGFSDPNVVLIAALFVIGEGLVRTGIAYRIGEWMSERAGNSETRLLVLLMVAVAGLGSMMSSTGVVAIFIPVVLSIAARLQLSPSRLMMPLAFAGLISGMLSLVATPPNVVVHSELVRNGEAGFSFFSFTPFGLVVLVLGIGYMLLTRHWLNGEVRKDGRVETRRTLLDLVLDYKLNGRERRLRIRPDSPLIGHTLGELELRTRHGANVIGIERQHKFTTRVIGADSNTVLHQGDVLLLDLFANRDDLRSLCQTMQLEPLHFKAAYFIDQSQELGMAEVSLPPGSQLIGKSILELAFRTRFGLNVVGLRREQAAIEEQLVEEKLRLGDTLLVVGPWKAVRQLQSQPKDFLVLSLPAEIDQVAPARTRAPQALLSLAVMVGLMVSGAVPNVIAALIGCLLMGAGRCIDMNSAYRAIHWQSLVLIVGMLPFAQALQKTGGIDLAVGGLVSVLGGAGPSAILACLFAVTAVIGLFISNTATAVLMAPVAVSTAAQLGMSPYPFAMTVALAASAAFMTPVSSPVNTLVLGPGQYRFADFVKIGVPFTVLVMVVTVVMVPWFFGL
- a CDS encoding SCP2 sterol-binding domain-containing protein, whose amino-acid sequence is MTSVADAVKKMQEKFNPSAAAGLDLVFGFNITDEGKQYALIVKDGTCDLQEGENPDANCTLVMDSETLKGIVSGETDGMQAFMGGKLRVEGDMMLSMKLSELFPS
- a CDS encoding RcnB family protein, with product MKLHYLLLAALPCLPLAVSAAPSSEESITAPETHNRTLEVGDKAPDQYKRDEEAIKDWKAKGLPAPEKESHWVRMGDHYVLVQITNGVVLAIQPAS
- a CDS encoding class I SAM-dependent methyltransferase, yielding MDRSLQLNRTSWDERAPLHAASKEYEVDILVQRPGHLSETVRFDLPLLGDITGLNTVHLQCHIGTDTLSLARLGAKVCGLDYSAASLVEARALAERCAMPIAYVESDVYAADKVLPAGTFDLVYTGIGALCWLPRIEPWARAVAALLKPGGRLFLRDGHPMLMAINEDHQDRLQLEYPYFEHEAPTVWHNDQTYVETEQRLAHTETHEWNHGLGEVVTALLAHGLQLTALVEHQSIPWEALPGQMLKGSDGEYRLREQPARLPLSYTLVAVKA
- a CDS encoding GGDEF domain-containing protein; amino-acid sequence: MPVEFMVFPAQSRLLSYVVLLCLTFALTLGGILARPIESLSLFWPVNAVVAGVLLRYPRQATLTGFSLVWLAMVGADLLCGSAWGPALWFNLCNLAVVVTLWQLLSRLPRLHRRMRTPHGVLSVFAACAAAAMVAASMAAVMAAPWFEQSLRATWLAWFSEQFSTSVLVLPVLLTAPSVRALVRGGAQAIRLAPLLVLLVSLALSIAFGGPGAIAFPIAALLWCAWTYSPFMVSLLTLTAGSTLIVAVAQNLMHFSVPQSEPGVTTLMSARLGIAMLVLGPLVVACVSQANRSLMARLAHQATIDHLTGVLTRSAFTRRANALLDSRQQHAQALPLTLMMLDIDHFKSINDAHGHGVGDQVLRQFASTLQDQLHNDELLARLGGEEFVVILPGLAPERAKFTAERLRRAVQDLHVVQADQRLQITVSIGLAGCDANIPAPSLDALLASADQALYRAKAHGRNRVEQAEAQRQVV
- a CDS encoding GGDEF domain-containing protein translates to MIAHTPTLFAAVALVATILAFCLLLVGRSNRRDNLLLTGCGLLVHALAYVCYTVYAQAPLWVSYGLGNSLLSLALAFYTASLFRVREQVVPWRVIFLIPACMLVGLMMLLDTLEPRMLLATLVLMLQCSMILYWAWRHAERPGRAHLLLQIGALISLIGLGMRVVAVANGTAVEMRYDTSNLKQSISVAIGTATVMMYSIGLVLMAKERSESRLQHLALHDVLTGTFNRRAILERFAVELDHARQQHASLAVAMIDIDHFKRINDLYGHLAGDEVLCHCVRQLQQRLRQGDSLGRYGGEEFLLLLPGSDRSGAMAALQGLREAIARSPARFAGDQIELRFSVGLWCGVPGPKDSTANLLAQADAALYQAKAAGRNTVHMAALIQAG
- a CDS encoding sulfite exporter TauE/SafE family protein → MMDVAVLSVFAFAAGLIDAAVGGGGLIQIPALFNVLPTAQPAALLGTNKLASVCGTAFAARSFIRKVTLDWGLIVPAALSAFVMSFAGAATVSLVPPSVMRPAVLVMIVLMAIYTFCKKDFGTLHKPAKIGRKEQCLAVLIGGAIGFYDGLFGPGTGSFLIFLFIRFFALDFLHASASAKVVNIATNLAALVFFVPSGNVLYAIALPMAACNVLGALTGTWLAVRKGAGFVRGLFLILLCVLIAKLSWDLLAG
- a CDS encoding phosphotransferase family protein, coding for MTLTDQSTQVRPGEELDAAVIDPYLKANIPGLDGLPSISQFPGGASNLTYLVSYPGRDFVLRRPPFGQKAKSAHDMGREFRILNQLNSGFPFCPKAYVHCTDSSLIGGEFYVMERVKGIILRSDIPPELKLDASRTEALCKSFIDRLVELHQVDYNACGLADLGKPEGYVQRQIEGWTSRYEKALTPDAPRWEKVTAWLHDKMPADHPKPAIVHNDYRFDNVILDADNPMRIIGVLDWEMATLGDPLMDLGNSLAYWIEADDPAPVQLMRRQPSNAPGMLTRRQFVDYYAERAGIPLDNFDYYYCYGLFRLAGIVQQIYYRYFHGQTQDKRFAQFIHMNRLLEQMSLQVIAKSSL
- a CDS encoding glycine zipper domain-containing protein, encoding MRLTLPSLALGLLLCQGAFAGDGTAAIGGGLGGVLGNVVGQQLGGKTGAAIGAGVGGAAGSAVGARKGNRTEAAIGGGLGSAGGSLLGGAVGGKTGSTVGAGLGGAAGGALGNHLGDDNRGSKKHRRHRH